ATGGATCGACTGACCGGCAACCTGCAATGACTCGGACTCGGGGAGCCCCTCGAGATAGCGTTCAGCGTCAATCGCCGCCATGCAGCCCGTGCCGGCGGCCGTGATCGCCTGCCGGTACACGTGATCCTGCACATCGCCGCACGCGAACACCCCCGGGATGTTCGTCTGCGTCCCGGAGCGCGTGAGGATGTAGCCGTTCTCGTTCATGTCGATCTGGCCTTCGAACAGCTTCGTGTTCGGCGTATGGCCGATCGCGACAAACAGGCCGTCGATCGCCAGCTCCTTGCGCGCGCCGGTCTTCAGGTTGCGCAACACGGCGGCCGTCACCGCTTTTTGTGACGGGTCCTTGATCTCCTCGACAACCGAGTCCCACTCGAAGGAGATCTTCCCGTGCGCGAGCGCCTTGTCCTGCATCACCTTCGATGCGCGCAGCGCGTCGCGGCGGTGAACCAGCGTCACGTGCGACGCGAACTTCGTCAGGAAGAGCGCCTCCTCGATCGCCGTATCGCCGCCGCCGACGACGGCAATCGGGCGACCCTTGAAGAAGAACCCGTCGCACGTCGCGCAGCTCGAGACGCCGTGCCCCATCAGCGCGCGCTCGGAGTCGAGCCCCAGCCACCGCGCCGAGGCGCCGGTCGCGATGATGAGCGTCCGGCACTGGTATTCCTGCTCGCC
The Acidobacteriota bacterium genome window above contains:
- the trxB gene encoding thioredoxin-disulfide reductase, with the translated sequence MLRNVIIIGTGPAGLTAALYSARANLNPLVVEGLEAGGQLMLTTLVENFPGFRDGIMGPELMTEMRAQSERFGAEIRTGNVTSVDLRRHPFVVKAGEQEYQCRTLIIATGASARWLGLDSERALMGHGVSSCATCDGFFFKGRPIAVVGGGDTAIEEALFLTKFASHVTLVHRRDALRASKVMQDKALAHGKISFEWDSVVEEIKDPSQKAVTAAVLRNLKTGARKELAIDGLFVAIGHTPNTKLFEGQIDMNENGYILTRSGTQTNIPGVFACGDVQDHVYRQAITAAGTGCMAAIDAERYLEGLPESESLQVAGQSIHPPPTTSSPS